The Brassica napus cultivar Da-Ae unplaced genomic scaffold, Da-Ae ScsIHWf_1729;HRSCAF=2359, whole genome shotgun sequence DNA segment TCACGGCTCCCACGCCTAACACTTCCATAACAAATGCATTAGCCAATATGGCaatatatgcatgtatatatattatagatgtTGTATATAAACAGTATTTTATTCATTCAGATACCGTTCTCTTAGTCTAAAATACacctttataaataaataaatcaattcaCCTTTATAAcagaaaattttattgttaCGAAGTCCATGTACAACCTAAAACACACATGATCGACAAACAGAAGTTTTCAAATAAACTTTTACTActtgtcaaaataaaataaaacttttaccATGTACACCCGCTATATGTATTCTCGGCTGTAGCACAATAGCTCGTGTATGCATAACTCGTTTACGAGTTCtattacctttttttttcttcttggtgTCATATATTGTTTCAGCCTTGTATATGTGAAATTTATGTTGAATTATTTTAGACTATTTtctttagatataatttttcatttgttaTGTTGTTATGctatttctatgtatatatactGATATACATTTGAGTTCGATCGTGTTAATTCTTTATTTCACAGGTCCTTTTAATTATATAGGACGTGATAcgttttatcatttttaacttTGTTTTACCAATGGAATATACATATCCGCTACCTTAACCTAACCAAATAAAACTATTTGTTACAAGGCAATCCTCtcgaataatattttttaagttttttggtcacaaaataaccgtcaaaaaaaaaataactaaaataatccatttttattttgaaaattttaattttaattttttattttttaaaatttgaaaccgtATCTCCAAACCCCACCTTTTAACTTTCAACCTAAGTataaattagttaaccctaagataaaaatatatttttaccttttaataaaatttattttggtcatttacTTCATTGAAAGATATTTtcgtgacaaaaacttaaaataaatatcataagaAATTTATCTTTGTTATATTGGTATAGCCTTCAGCTGTATAAAAAAATTGGCGTCAACTTTATGCTTAACATATACGTCTCCTCATCGACATGTATATTCAgtgtatatgtataaaataataagGCTTAGAATAGTCGAAGGAGAGAAAGACAAAGATGATGAGTCACAGAGACGATTCACCAGCTTATAAATAGTTAAATCCGGCAAAAGTAAAAGTATTCAATAGAGAAACTACGACCAAGAATATTCACCGGAGATTGTGTAATTTACTAACAAAACCTTTGTTCTTCTGCATCTTGAGAAGCTGCAACAatcatgtttttatatatacctAATTTATCTTATCACTTGTCATAATTCATTATACAtagagttaatatatatatatatatatcattactTGTAGGATCGTTAGAGCACTAGAGAATTGAATGGTGCTTTTGCCTGCATTTTTGGACGGTTTGGCAAGAAGTGTATCGATGAAGAAAGGAAAATATCTAtctgaagatgaagatggaggTAAAGAGATCGCAAAATCGATGATGAAATATTCCAAGAAGAACTCGACTTTCCTAGGTTCATCGGGCTTTGTTAGCTCCGAAACTTCCAAGAGATTTACCTCTATTTGTACTAATAGAGGTGAGAAAGGAATAAACCAAGATCGTGCCATTGTTTGGGAGGTACACTTtacataaatatacatatatattaggtaatttcttcTTCCATGTAACCGATGATTATATAGTTATGATGTCTATAACTTAgtagctaaagtatatatgacaggTGAGAAATTACAACATCATATGTTTTATGAATTTGTCTATGCATAATATATAGGGTTTTGGAAGCCAAGAAGACATAACATTTTGTGGGATGTTCGATGGACATGGACCATGGGGACATAAGATAACCAAAAGAGTAAAAAAGTTATTTCCAGCTTCACTGCTTTGCCAGTGGCAACAAACTCTTGCATCCTTATCATCTTCACCGGAATGTTTCTCTCCGTTTGATCTTTGGAAGCAACCTTGCATGAAAACATTTTCTATCATCGATCTTGATCTCAAGATCCATCCATCCATTGATTCTTACTGCAGTGGCTGCACCGCTCTCACCGCCATCTTGCAGGTACATCATAAAAAACCAAATGATATAATAGAAATTTACATAGAAAGGATGCTAAGCGTtgaagtttgatttttttgcaTTTGAAGGGTGATCATCTTGTTGTAGCAAATGCGGGTGACTCAAGAGCAGTAATAGCAACAACTTCTGATGATGGAGTCGGTTTAGTGCCGGTTCAGCTATCAGTAGACTTTAAACCGAACATTCCCGGTATATCCCTAAAAGCCTTTTCACAATTAGTTGGAAAGATTATACTAAAACTGGAATTATCAACTGGTATGTATTACTACCCGGTTAAACAGAGGAAGCAGAACGGATAAAACAATCGGATGGACGGTTGTTTTGCCTAGATGATGAACCGGGAGTGTACCGGGTGGGCATGCCAAATGGCAGATCGCTTGGTTTAGCTGTCTCAAGAGCGTTTGGAGATTACTGCCTTAAAGACTTTGGTTTAGTCTCTGAACCGGAAGTGACATACAGAAAGATAACCAGCAAGGACCAGTTTCTCATCTTGGCAACCGATGGggtaatatatatcaatataatcagttttgaatcaaaagcaagataaaacacacatataaatttataatcatgtatgtgtgtgtgtatatagaTGTGGGATGTGATGACAAATGATGAAGCAGTGGAGATAGCAAGAGGAGTGAAAGACAGAAGAAAGAGCGCAGAGAGATTGGTAAAGAAAGCTATGATGCTTTGGCGTAAGAAGAGAAGAAGCATAGCCATGGATGATATATCTGCTCTCTGTCTCTTCTTTCACCCTTGTTAATTTAATTCTTCTTTAACCTCTAATAAGTAATAACTCATACACACATCAATGTTTTCAACTTCAACAACCAAGATGTGATACATATGCATTTACATAGTGTATATGTATGATTGATGATGCTAAGAGAGTGGCTGTGATTAGAAATGGGTGATTAAAAGTTAATTTCAGCATGTTTTTGTAAATTGGTGTGTGACGGTCATTGCTCTTGGAAGCAAAAATGATTAGGATTAGAGCCTGGAGGATCCAAGTGAGTTGAATAATTAGAATTCAGCCAACTATAAGGAAAAATGATATCAAATTAAAACATAGTAACAGAGGTTTTTAAGGACTgcacaaaggaaaaaaagaggAGATAGAACACAGATTCAGGTTTCAAAGACTTTCTTGTTTGCAGATAAACGGATATATGAGAGGTGTGATTAGGCTAACCAGTGTCCTTGAGCCAACGACCGACATTTTCCAGACAAGGCCTTCTTGAAAAGAGTGGAAGCAAAAGTAGGGGAAGACCATCCTTCTTATTGTTCGGCTTGAGTGAAAGTCTTCCAGGTGCTGTGAAGTCTTCTCTGACCTTTGCTGCTACAGAGGCAATGGTTTCGTAGAGCTCACGCAGCTTCTCGCTCAGAGTTGGGAAAAGAATACCATCACAGCCTCCCACTGGAACATGATATGAATAAACGTGAAAATGAGGATCAACAAAACGAGAATAGCTGAGAGAAAGAGAAGCATAACATTACAGAATGAGACATCTGGAAACTAGCATCTGTTGTGGAGGGTAGATCAGAGCATACAAGTATCTATGAGTTACATGGTTATATCAATTATTTTGTTGTCCGACTACCATAAGCATTTAACTCTCTCCTATCGTTTTTATAACAGGAGTAAAActaatacaacaacaaaaaatgctAGAAGTCAAAACTCAATACCTCATATATGACCTCTTTGCCAAAATTAGACTTCAGGAACTCCTCAGCGTTCTCCACACAGACATCAATCAGCCGCTGTCCAGCAAATTCAAGAACGTCTCATGAGTGGTAAGAAAACTAAATTGCAACCAAGGTTGAGTTGCCCTGGTACCTAGGCAACCTGAGTTCAATTCAGGTTGAGAAACTATTTACAATGTTTGGATTTCCGGAAAAAACGAGTCACCACA contains these protein-coding regions:
- the LOC125598513 gene encoding probable protein phosphatase 2C 41 isoform X1, which gives rise to MVLLPAFLDGLARSVSMKKGKYLSEDEDGGKEIAKSMMKYSKKNSTFLGSSGFVSSETSKRFTSICTNRGEKGINQDRAIVWEGFGSQEDITFCGMFDGHGPWGHKITKRVKKLFPASLLCQWQQTLASLSSSPECFSPFDLWKQPCMKTFSIIDLDLKIHPSIDSYCSGCTALTAILQGDHLVVANAGDSRAVIATTSDDGVGLVPVQLSVDFKPNIPEEAERIKQSDGRLFCLDDEPGVYRVGMPNGRSLGLAVSRAFGDYCLKDFGLVSEPEVTYRKITSKDQFLILATDGMWDVMTNDEAVEIARGVKDRRKSAERLVKKAMMLWRKKRRSIAMDDISALCLFFHPC
- the LOC125598513 gene encoding probable protein phosphatase 2C 41 isoform X2, with the protein product MFDGHGPWGHKITKRVKKLFPASLLCQWQQTLASLSSSPECFSPFDLWKQPCMKTFSIIDLDLKIHPSIDSYCSGCTALTAILQGDHLVVANAGDSRAVIATTSDDGVGLVPVQLSVDFKPNIPEEAERIKQSDGRLFCLDDEPGVYRVGMPNGRSLGLAVSRAFGDYCLKDFGLVSEPEVTYRKITSKDQFLILATDGMWDVMTNDEAVEIARGVKDRRKSAERLVKKAMMLWRKKRRSIAMDDISALCLFFHPC